CGCTTCTCTTCCTCGAGCTGCCAGGTTTGAACCGCTTTGGCCAGCGCTTCGTTCAAGCTGTCCGGTTCAACGGGCTTGAGAATATAGTCAATGCCTCCCGAACGGATCGTATGACGCACATATTCAAAATCATCATATCCGCTAATGACGAGCACTTTAATATCCGGTTTCGTAGTATGGAGCCAGGTAAGCAGCTCCAGTCCGTTTTTGCGGGGCATTCGCATGTCGGTCATGACAATTTGCGGTTTGTTCTCCTCGATTAAGCGGACCGCTTCCTCCCCGTCAGCGGCCTGATCAATTTCCGTGATGCCATGCCGCTTCCAGTCTGCCAGAAGCCCTATAGCCTCCCGCACATGCTGTTCGTCATCTACGATCAATACTCTCATTCTACTGTTCACTCTCCCATGCGTTGATATCGAGCGTGACCTTGACGCCGTGTGGTATTACATTCTCTATCGTTAATCCGGCCTTGTTGTCGGAGTATAAGTTCAATCGCATCAAAACATTTAAGAGCCCAATCGATTCATTGCCGGCATCGTTCCGGTCAGGGTGGCCGTAAGCGGTCGCAAGCTTGCTGCGAATCAAAGCGAGCTCGGCTTCTTCGATGGAGGACCCGTTATTTTCAACGATGACGATCAAGCGGCGATCTTCCGCGATGCGGGAAGATATGGATATATGGCCGACGCCGGCGTGCGTATTCATGCCATGCTTAAAATAATTCTCAACTATCGGCTGCAGGATCATCTTCGGAACCGGAGTCGTAAGGCTCTCGGGATCCAAATCCCATGTGATGTCCAGCTGGTCACGGAACCGCTGCTTCTGCAGCTCAAGATACAGCCGCACATGGTTGATCTCATCCTGCAGGGTCACTTTGCCCTCGCTGTTGCGCATATTGTAGCGCATCATATTCGCCAGCGATGAGAGCAGGGAATAGATCCGCGGCACATTATGCTGCAGGGCCAGGGTACCGATCGACTGGAGCGAATTGTACAGAAAATGCGGATCAATCTGCGCCTGAAGTGCCTTCAGCTGATTGGTCTTATTGGCGATTTCCAGCCGGTACTCACGCAGGATCAGGTTGTTGATGGTGTCCATCATCGTTCGGAAGCGGCGGGAGAGAATCCCGATCTCGTCCGGGCTTGTTACGTCAATATCCACGTCAAGCCGACCGGTTTTCACCTGATTCATATAGCTTGTGAGTTGTTTAATGGGTCTTGTAATCCGAATGGATATCCATAGCGTGCCGAATATGACAATGAACAGTGCTAAAATCGCAATAATCGCATTAATGCTCGTTAGTTCTGTCGAATGCTTGTACAGCGTTTGATGCGGAATTTGTTTGACAAGCGTCCAGGGCGCATAAGGCAAATCGAGTTTCTCATATACGATCATCGCGTCTTTGCCATCGTAGTAACCATTTTCCGCTTGAGCGATTTCGCCCATGAGCACAGGGTCGTCCAGACGTTGCCCCCGTTGCTGCGGATCCGGACTGTAGATGATGCTTCCCTTGTCATCAATCAAGTATAGCTGTTCTTCCCCTTTGGCATACAGTTGATCGCAAATGGCCAAAATACTGTCAAGTTTCACATCGATCGCCATAAGGGCATATTGGTCGGGTGACGGTACGTTGGTGATGGAGCGATAGAAGGTGAAAACTTCAAAATTCAGAATGTCCGCAGGCCGCGGAGGGAACCCGTAACTGTGCACCTGATGGACGGGCTCGATGGCCGTATTGCCCGGGCCGAATTCTTCTATTTTACGGTAAGGGGCCTGCCGGAATTCCCTGCGAGGCAAATTGCTGGATATCTGGGTGGACTGTCCCGTCAAATGATTGTGCAGATAAATTTGATGCACGTCCTGCGTGCCCGTTTGAATGGCCTGCAAGGTCGTATACAGCTCGGCCACCACCCGGTGATTATCGGGATCCAGGGCAAGATTACGCAAAAAATGGGGATCGGAATATACGGACAGGGAGGCGCGGTCGATGACGCGCAAATAGTTCATCAGATTGGTGGCTCCTTGGTAAATCAGCCGTATATTTTCATCCACCGTCTGCTCCTTCACGGACTCGCGGGTATGCGTAAACGTAATGTAAAGCGACAGCAGAAGCGGAATGGTTGTGACGGCGAGCATGAATGTGATCAGCCGGGTCTGGATGCTGCGGTATTTCATATAGGATCACCCCCTGAGTTATGGAATGGGCATCGCGTATGGTCAATATTTTACACCTAACGGTTCATGATTCTCCGTGTTTATTGTTTACAGGTTACCGCATAATGGCTGTACATCATACAACAACTTAAACGAAAAGGGGAGATCAAGGGATGAATCGAAAAAAATCTTCGGCGCTGCTGCAGCAGTTTCTTTTCGTGGGACCTTCCACTATTTTTTTCATCCTGATCATGATCATTCCGTTCCTTCTGGGTCTTTATTATTCCTTCACGAACTGGAATGGCGTGTCAAGCAAA
This Paenibacillus sp. JZ16 DNA region includes the following protein-coding sequences:
- a CDS encoding cache domain-containing sensor histidine kinase, whose translation is MKYRSIQTRLITFMLAVTTIPLLLSLYITFTHTRESVKEQTVDENIRLIYQGATNLMNYLRVIDRASLSVYSDPHFLRNLALDPDNHRVVAELYTTLQAIQTGTQDVHQIYLHNHLTGQSTQISSNLPRREFRQAPYRKIEEFGPGNTAIEPVHQVHSYGFPPRPADILNFEVFTFYRSITNVPSPDQYALMAIDVKLDSILAICDQLYAKGEEQLYLIDDKGSIIYSPDPQQRGQRLDDPVLMGEIAQAENGYYDGKDAMIVYEKLDLPYAPWTLVKQIPHQTLYKHSTELTSINAIIAILALFIVIFGTLWISIRITRPIKQLTSYMNQVKTGRLDVDIDVTSPDEIGILSRRFRTMMDTINNLILREYRLEIANKTNQLKALQAQIDPHFLYNSLQSIGTLALQHNVPRIYSLLSSLANMMRYNMRNSEGKVTLQDEINHVRLYLELQKQRFRDQLDITWDLDPESLTTPVPKMILQPIVENYFKHGMNTHAGVGHISISSRIAEDRRLIVIVENNGSSIEEAELALIRSKLATAYGHPDRNDAGNESIGLLNVLMRLNLYSDNKAGLTIENVIPHGVKVTLDINAWESEQ